The following are from one region of the Salvia splendens isolate huo1 chromosome 2, SspV2, whole genome shotgun sequence genome:
- the LOC121763529 gene encoding protein LURP-one-related 15 — protein MAGAVYPAVAVDVVSPQFCVAQPMDLTISRKLMTLEDGTFGVTDLNGNLLFKIRGKVFSLHDRRVLLDAAGNPIITFQQKLLSAHRRWQVFRGESTDSKKMLFSVRKSSMIQFKTKLEVFVAANSKEDRCDFRIEGSWFERSCTIYAGDTDNVIAQMRRKHSAQSILLGKDTFCVTIYPNVDHAFIVALVVILEEINEDRSGED, from the exons atGGCCGGTGCAGTGTatccggcggtggcggtggaCGTCGTGAGCCCACAGTTCTGCGTGGCTCAGCCCATGGATCTCACCATCTCGCGGAAGCTGATGACTCTAGAAGACGGAACCTTCGGTGTCACCGACCTCAACGGCAACCTCCTTTTCAAGATCAGAGGCAAAGTCTTCAGCCTCCACGATCGCCGCGTCTTGCTCGACGCCGCCGGCAACCCTATCATCACCTTCCAGCAGAAG TTGCTGTCGGCGCATAGGAGATGGCAGGTTTTCAGAGGAGAGAGCACGGATTCGAAGAAGATGCTTTTTAGCGTGAGAAAGTCATCGATGATTCAGTTCAAGACGAAGCTGGAAGTGTTCGTGGCTGCAAATTCGAAAGAGGATCGGTGCGATTTTAGGATTGAAGGCAGCTGGTTCGAGCGATCCTGCACCATATACGCCGGAGACACCGATAATGTCATTGCTCAA ATGCGAAGGAAACACAGTGCACAAAGCATTTTGCTGGGAAAAGATACATTCTGTGTGACGATATATCCAAATGTTGATCATGCTTTCATAGTTGCGCTTGTGGTGATTCTTGAGGAGATCAATGAAGACAGGTCTGGTGAAGATTGA